The following DNA comes from Hyphococcus flavus.
GGTTCGAGTTTATTGTCGACCCGCGTGCGTCTGGCGCTGAGGCGAAATCACTTCGCGCCGCAGGAGAAAAAGCCCTGCGCCCTGTTCTGGCCGCTCGCGCCGCCGCTCTCGCTAATGCGGAAAGCGAAGAATTGCGTCTTGACGATAATGGCGCCGTATGGTGGCGCGCCGCCCCGGTCGCTCAACTCAAAAAAGGTCCGACCGCTCTCAGACCCGATCTCACGATCAGCGGCTTGGCCGAGATCACGCCGAACATGCGCGGCCGCGTCGAGGATCGCTTAAAGCTCTTTGTCGCTTCAAAAATCGAAGGTCTGTTGGGGCCGCTCGTATCGCTTCAGGCCGCCGCTAATGCCGAGGGCGATGACGCGCTGAAAGGGATCACGAAAGGCGTCGCATACAGGCTCGTTGAAAACTTTGGCGCAACATCGCGCACCCAGTTTGGCGATGACCTGAAACAAATCGATCAGACCGAGCGCGGCAAGCTCAGGAAGATCGGCATGCGTTTTGGTGAGTTTACGCTTTTCATGCCGGCATTGTTAAAGCCCGCTCCCGCCTCCTTGCTTACGCTGTTGTGGGCCTTGTGGACTGATCGCAAACCCGGCGACGTATCCGCACCGCAAGCCGGCCGAGTTTCTATCGAACTAAACGAAAGCCTTCCGCACGCATATTATTATGCCTGCGGTTACCGGCCTTCAGGCGTGCGCGCCGTGCGTATCGATATGCTCGAACGACTGGCCGGACTGATCCGAACTGCACGCAATGAAGGCAGCCGTGAAGGGTTTGAGGCGACGTCCCAGATGATGTCGCTGGTTGGATGTTCCGGCGAAGACTTTGAGGCGATCTTACGCTCGCTTGGTTTCCGAAAGCATCTTGTGAAACGCAAAGTCGAACCGAAGCAAGATAGCACCCCGAAAGCGACGGATGCGACGGTGACTCATGATGGTGCAGCGGCCGACGGTGAGCAGCAATCTGTGACGCCCGTCAGTACAGTTGAAAATTCAGCGCCTGAAGCCAGCAATTCTGAGGCGCCGCCGGAAAAAGCGGCATCGCAGGCTGACGTGCAGCAGGCTGATGCGCCGGCAGCGGAAAAAGCAGAACAAACGTCTCAACCGGCGCCAGAGTCCAACGCCGAGTCGCAGGACGCGAAACAAACCACACGCGATGAGACAACGCCCTCTGCGGCAGTCACAGAACCTGAGCAAACAGAAATCGCCCTTTGGCGTCTCGCTCCGCGACGCCCGAAACCAGCGGTCAAGCCTGCGAAACGAGATGCAAAAGGCAAAGGCGCGCATGGCAAAGGCCAAAGAGGACCGAAACAGGGCAAAGGCGGCAAACCGCGCAATCAGAATCAAAACCGTCGTCCGCCAAGAGAGAAGAAGGCCGATCCTAATTCGCCTTTTGCAGTGCTGGCCGGCCTTAAAGCGGAGCTTTCAGGCGCGGAGTCTGGCGAAAAACCGAAAGAGCCTGAGAAAACTGAATGACGGGCGCCGCATCGGCCAACGATACCGGAAAGTGTTCCGCGCAAGTCAGTCAGCGCATTGATCAATGGTTATGGCGTGCGCGTTTTTTTAAAACCCGCACGCTTGCATCAAAATTTGTAAACGATGGCAATGTTCGCCTTACGCGCAACGACAACACAACGCGTATTGACAAATCGAGCGCCAACATACGCGCTGGCGACACGCTTGTTTTCACACGTAACGACAGGCTTCGCATTATTGTTATTCTGGAATGCGCGTCACGGCGAGGCCCGGCAAGTGAAGCGCAAGCGCTTTACGACGACAAATCACCACCACCGCCAACAAAACCTGCTCGGCCTGTTGCTCCATTCGAACGGGAAAAAGGCGCCGGCAGACCCACGAAGAAAGATCGCCGCGCCCTGACCGCGCTAAAAACCCGCGATTAAAAGGAAAATCATGCTTGATAAACTTTTCGACCGTTTCAAACAGCAAACTCCGTCAGATGAGGCGCAAGAAATTGACGCCTTGCAACTTGCATTCGCTGCTCTGCTGGTGGAAGCGGCGCGCGCCGATGAGATCTATGCCCAACATGAAATCGAGATCATCGACCGGGCGCTGATGAACAAATTCTCCATCGACGCCGGTTCGGCCGCGGCGCTGCGCACCAAAGCGGAAGCGGTCCAGGAGAACGCGAATGACATTCAGCGCTTTACCCGGGTCGCCAAGGAGATGAGCGAGGATGAAAAAATCAGCCTGCTCGAGGAGATCTGGGAAATCATCCTTTCTGACGGGGATCGCGATTCCTTTGAAGACACGCTGGTGCGCCGGATTTGCGGGCTCATCTATGTAGATGACCGGGAAAGCGGTCAGGCCAGACAGCGTGTCGAGGCCCGGCTAAAAAGATAATGAGAATTATTGGCGAACTCGCCGCTTGCGTCACCGCCGCCAGCAGTTATGAAGAGCCAAAGACTAGAGAATTCAAGGAGCCTCGCCCGATGACTTACGTGGTGACTGAAGCCTGCATCAAATGCAAATATACCGACTGCGTGGAGGTCTGCCCCGTCGATTGTTTTTATGAGGGCGAGAATATGCTGGTGATTCATCCGGATGAATGCATCGATTGCGGCGTCTGCGAGCCTGAATGCCCGGCTGAAGCCATCATCCCCGATACCGAGGACGGCGCTGACAAATGGGTGGAACTCAACACCAAGTACGCGGCTGTCTGGCCGAATATCACTGAGAAAGTCGATGCGCTGCCTGGCGCGGATGATGTTGCTGAGGAAAAAGGCAAATTCGAGAAGTACTTCAGCGATAAGCCAGGAGAAGGTTCCTGATCGCTTCTGACCTGAGGCAACATTCGCCCGTAGCATCAGTTGAAATTTTGTGCTAATATCCTAGTTAAATCTTAGGTTCTCTTGCGGCGCGCGCTTTCAGCCGGAGCATTCGAAAAACTGCACAAGCTCCTGAATTTAAAGTATTATTTCCCTGTGAGTCTTCCTCATAGCGAAAGCCTGTTCAGGTTGCTTCTGAACTGCGCGCAAAAACCAGCGAGGCCTTGAAGACAAAATTCGCCGCCGACGGGTTCCCGACGGCGTAAAACGTGAAGGTCAAGGAATGGCGACGAAAGCAAAAAAAACAGCGGCCAAGAAAACCACCGCGAAAAAGGCCGCATCAAAAAAAGCGCCAGCGCGCAAAACGACCGCCAAAAAGGCGACCGTGAAGTCCACAGCCAAAAAGAAAGCGACCGTTAAAACGTCCGCTAAAAAGGCCGTCAAAAAAGCGCCAGCCAAGAAGAAGGTCGCAGCAAAAAAGACTGCCCCGAAAAAGACGGTTAAGAAAAAAGCGACCGTTAAAACATCTGCCAAAAAGAAGGCGACCGTAAAGACTACGGCGACGAAAAAGAAAGCCGCCAAGAAAACCACGGCTAAAGTCGCACCAAAGAAAAAAGCTGCGACGAAAACCACCGCCAAGAAAGCAACCGCCAAAAAAGCCGCCCCATCAAAGGCTAAGGCGACAAAAAAGACTGCGGAAAAACCGAAACCAAAGCCAAAGCCCGCCAATGTGGGCCAGGCCCCGCGTAAAACCACCCTCGCCGCTTCAATCCCGACGCCGACGACGGTGATGCCAAAGGATGCGCCTCAAGCCGATGCTGACGCTTCGGAAAACGTTCAGGCGTCAAAAACGGCGAAACAGGATTTCAAGGTCAACGACCAGATCGTCTACCCCGCTCATGGCGTCGGCAAGATCATGAGCCTTGAAAAGCAACAGGTCGCTGGCATCCCGATCGAGCTTTTCGTCATCAATTTCGATCAGGAAAAGATGAAGCTCCGCGTCCCGACCGGCAAAGCGAAAGCCGCCGGCATGCGCCCGCTTTCAGACGATAAAACCGTCAAGGACGCCATTGGCACCCTTAAAGGCCGGGCCCGCATCAAGCGAACCATGTGGTCGCGCCGCGCGCAGGAATATGACGCAAAAATCAACTCCGGCGACATCAAGCTTGTTGCTGAGGTGGTGCGTGATCTCTATCGCGGAGAGGACCAGCCGGAACAAAGCTATTCTGAACGACAGCTTTTTGAAGCTGCGCTTGACCGCATGGCGCGAGAAGTCGCAGCGGTTCGCAAAGTCGATCTCGGCAAAGCCATTGAAGAGCTTGAAGGCGTTCTCAGAAAGAAAGCCGGCGCAGCAGCAGCAGCTGCTGCCGCCGCCGCCAATTAAACTCAAGCTGTTCTCGCGTGTAACAACTCAATCTGTTTGGGGTGAATGAGATCAATGGATGGTCCGTTGATCTCCTCTACAAATCCGCGAACGCGAACCCTGACGCCCTCAAGCGCTGCTAAATCGAATTCGTCTTTCGCCCAGCGGCGGTAAATCCTGCTGACGGCACCGGCGGTAAAATCTGTTCGATAGTCATCGCCGAAATTCAAATAAAACCTGCTACGCGTTTTTGCAGCCCGAACGACTGTCCCCTCGATGATGTTATAAGCGCCAATCGCGCCGTTCGCGGATGTCGCTTTGTAGACGCTGTATGAATCCAGAGACCACAAGCCTTTCCGGCCGTCTCGCGTTGTCTTTTCAGCGGCTAGCAGCCGGTCGATGTGATCATGGTTTTCCGTTTGCGGCGCGACACGCACGGCTCCTGCCGCGCACAATATTTCCTGAAGGGTTCGCGACGAGGCTTGCATTGTGGCGATAACGGGCTGTACGCCCCAGCGAGATTTGGGGCTGGCCTCTTTAATATTAACGCCCTGCCTCAACAAACTATCGAGCGTTTGACGAGCAGCCTCAAAATAGGCTGGCGGCGTTTTTTTCAATGTGTATAGCGGCGGCGCGATAACATCCGCTAACTGATATTCGTCATCACCGACCGTAAACCGGTCGCCGGATAGGGCTGTTGCATTGACGACAGGTGTTTGCGCATTTGCACGTATAGCACAAAAAGATGCCGCGCCTGCAATGAAGGCGCGCCGTTTCATCCTGAAACCACGCGTACCTTTGAACGCGCTGATAACCCTGCTTCATCCACGACCACCACATCGTAAAAGCCCGCCCGTTGAGGTTTCCAGACATGGCGACCGCTTGTTTCCTCGATAGCGACAGGTTCCCCATTGACGTACCAGCGATAGTCGCTGGCGCCGCCCCTTGCGGCGAGGGAAAAGCCCCGTGACGCAGCAGACCCAAGATAAACCTCCACGCCATTACGCGGGAAAATAATCTGCGGCGGCGTTTCCGTTACCGGTTTTTCAAATCGCGCCAGCGCCAGAACCGGAGCATCGTCTGCATTTTCATCGATATTGTCTTGCGTATCTTCCTCACGTTCGATGAGGTCAAAAGCGTCAAACAACAACGGCGC
Coding sequences within:
- a CDS encoding thermonuclease family protein gives rise to the protein MKRRAFIAGAASFCAIRANAQTPVVNATALSGDRFTVGDDEYQLADVIAPPLYTLKKTPPAYFEAARQTLDSLLRQGVNIKEASPKSRWGVQPVIATMQASSRTLQEILCAAGAVRVAPQTENHDHIDRLLAAEKTTRDGRKGLWSLDSYSVYKATSANGAIGAYNIIEGTVVRAAKTRSRFYLNFGDDYRTDFTAGAVSRIYRRWAKDEFDLAALEGVRVRVRGFVEEINGPSIDLIHPKQIELLHARTA
- the fdxA gene encoding ferredoxin FdxA yields the protein MTYVVTEACIKCKYTDCVEVCPVDCFYEGENMLVIHPDECIDCGVCEPECPAEAIIPDTEDGADKWVELNTKYAAVWPNITEKVDALPGADDVAEEKGKFEKYFSDKPGEGS
- a CDS encoding TerB family tellurite resistance protein — protein: MLDKLFDRFKQQTPSDEAQEIDALQLAFAALLVEAARADEIYAQHEIEIIDRALMNKFSIDAGSAAALRTKAEAVQENANDIQRFTRVAKEMSEDEKISLLEEIWEIILSDGDRDSFEDTLVRRICGLIYVDDRESGQARQRVEARLKR
- a CDS encoding CarD family transcriptional regulator produces the protein MATKAKKTAAKKTTAKKAASKKAPARKTTAKKATVKSTAKKKATVKTSAKKAVKKAPAKKKVAAKKTAPKKTVKKKATVKTSAKKKATVKTTATKKKAAKKTTAKVAPKKKAATKTTAKKATAKKAAPSKAKATKKTAEKPKPKPKPANVGQAPRKTTLAASIPTPTTVMPKDAPQADADASENVQASKTAKQDFKVNDQIVYPAHGVGKIMSLEKQQVAGIPIELFVINFDQEKMKLRVPTGKAKAAGMRPLSDDKTVKDAIGTLKGRARIKRTMWSRRAQEYDAKINSGDIKLVAEVVRDLYRGEDQPEQSYSERQLFEAALDRMAREVAAVRKVDLGKAIEELEGVLRKKAGAAAAAAAAAAN
- a CDS encoding RNA-binding S4 domain-containing protein — protein: MTGAASANDTGKCSAQVSQRIDQWLWRARFFKTRTLASKFVNDGNVRLTRNDNTTRIDKSSANIRAGDTLVFTRNDRLRIIVILECASRRGPASEAQALYDDKSPPPPTKPARPVAPFEREKGAGRPTKKDRRALTALKTRD